In a genomic window of Elusimicrobiota bacterium:
- a CDS encoding nucleotide-binding protein, with the protein MKLLLAVFAVIALFPLASAGDLTGTVVETMDAGGYTYLLIKTPAGEKKWAAVAKATVKKGAAATVTNAMDMRDFESPSLKRKFDVIAFGTLGDAAAPADPHAGASKGAPAGAHGGRAEVKGPIKVEKAAGPDGRTIGEVYAQKAALAGKEVAVAGKVVKYNSGILERNWAHLRDGSGKAKDGSDDLTVILKDESAVGQVITVKGKVVLNKDLGGMYKFPVALEDAVLVK; encoded by the coding sequence ATGAAACTTCTTCTGGCCGTCTTCGCCGTGATCGCCCTCTTCCCCCTCGCCTCGGCCGGCGACCTGACCGGCACCGTGGTCGAGACCATGGACGCCGGCGGCTACACCTATCTGCTCATCAAGACCCCCGCCGGCGAGAAGAAATGGGCCGCCGTCGCCAAGGCGACCGTCAAGAAGGGCGCCGCGGCGACCGTGACCAACGCGATGGACATGCGGGATTTCGAGAGCCCGTCCCTGAAGCGCAAGTTCGACGTCATCGCGTTCGGCACCCTCGGCGACGCCGCGGCCCCCGCGGACCCGCACGCCGGAGCCTCGAAGGGCGCGCCCGCGGGCGCGCACGGCGGCCGCGCCGAGGTGAAGGGCCCGATCAAGGTGGAGAAGGCAGCCGGCCCCGACGGCCGCACCATCGGCGAGGTCTACGCGCAGAAGGCCGCCCTCGCCGGCAAGGAAGTCGCCGTCGCCGGCAAGGTCGTCAAGTACAACTCCGGCATCCTCGAGCGCAACTGGGCCCATCTGCGCGACGGCTCCGGCAAGGCGAAGGACGGCAGCGACGACCTGACGGTCATCCTCAAGGACGAGTCCGCCGTCGGCCAGGTCATCACCGTGAAGGGCAAGGTCGTGCTCAACAAGGACCTCGGAGGGATGTACAAGTTCCCCGTGGCCCTCGAGGACGCCGTCCTCGTCAAGTAG